A stretch of the Mycobacterium sp. ITM-2016-00317 genome encodes the following:
- a CDS encoding glutamyl-tRNA reductase, whose protein sequence is MSVLLFGVSHRSAPVSVLEQLSTDEPDQAKIIEEVLRSSLVTEAMVLSTCNRVEIYAVVEAFHGGLSVIGQVLSDHSGMSLQDLTKYAYVRYAEAAVEHLFSVAGGLDSAVIGEQQVLGQVRRAYASAEANQSVGRTLHELSQRALAVGKRVHSETGIDAAGASVVSVALDTAEKKVGSLAGRSAVVVGAGSMGALAAKHLARVGVERIHVVNRTLPRAKRLAENIRAYGVTAEAFPFDHLPPLLTDADIVVSCTGAVRPVVSLADVHRGLAHVREPKELVICDLGMPRDVDPAVAGLPGVFVVDMERILREPTAKAAATDADAARTIVAAEVANYLAGQRMAEVTPTVTALRQRAADVVEAELLRLDNRLPGLDAGHRDEVANTVRRVVDKLLHAPTVRVKQLASAPGGDSYAEALRELFELDQHAVDAVAGSELGPIAGGNEMGSLAIDLDKTE, encoded by the coding sequence ATGAGCGTCCTGCTCTTCGGGGTCTCACACCGCAGTGCGCCGGTGTCGGTCCTCGAGCAGTTGAGCACCGACGAACCCGATCAGGCCAAAATCATCGAAGAGGTCTTGCGATCCTCGCTGGTGACCGAGGCGATGGTGCTCTCGACCTGCAACCGGGTGGAGATCTACGCCGTCGTCGAGGCGTTCCACGGTGGCCTGTCCGTGATCGGGCAGGTGCTCTCCGACCACAGCGGAATGTCCCTGCAGGATCTCACCAAATACGCCTACGTGCGCTACGCCGAGGCCGCCGTCGAACATCTCTTCTCCGTGGCCGGTGGCCTGGATTCCGCCGTCATCGGCGAGCAGCAGGTGCTGGGCCAGGTACGGCGCGCCTACGCGTCGGCCGAGGCCAACCAGTCGGTGGGCCGTACGCTCCATGAGCTGTCGCAGCGGGCCCTGGCCGTGGGCAAGCGGGTGCACTCCGAGACGGGCATCGACGCCGCGGGCGCCTCGGTGGTCTCCGTCGCCCTGGACACCGCCGAGAAGAAGGTCGGCTCGCTGGCCGGGCGCAGCGCGGTGGTCGTCGGCGCCGGCTCCATGGGCGCGCTGGCCGCCAAACACCTGGCCCGCGTCGGCGTCGAACGCATCCACGTGGTCAACCGGACCCTGCCGCGCGCCAAGCGCCTGGCCGAGAACATCCGCGCGTACGGCGTCACCGCCGAGGCGTTCCCGTTCGACCACCTACCCCCGCTGCTCACCGACGCCGACATCGTCGTCAGCTGCACCGGGGCGGTGCGGCCGGTGGTCTCGCTGGCCGACGTGCACCGTGGGCTGGCCCACGTCAGAGAACCCAAAGAACTCGTCATCTGCGACCTCGGGATGCCCAGGGACGTCGACCCCGCGGTCGCCGGCCTGCCCGGTGTGTTCGTGGTCGACATGGAACGCATCCTGCGCGAGCCGACGGCCAAGGCCGCGGCCACCGACGCGGATGCGGCCCGCACGATCGTGGCGGCGGAAGTCGCCAACTACCTGGCCGGGCAGCGTATGGCCGAGGTCACCCCGACTGTCACCGCGCTTCGTCAGCGCGCTGCCGATGTCGTCGAGGCCGAACTGCTCAGGCTGGACAACCGGTTGCCCGGACTGGATGCCGGACACCGCGACGAAGTCGCCAACACGGTGCGCCGGGTTGTCGACAAACTGCTGCACGCGCCGACGGTGCGGGTCAAGCAGCTGGCCAGCGCGCCAGGCGGCGACAGCTACGCCGAAGCGCTGCGCGAGCTGTTCGAACTCGACCAGCATGCGGTCGACGCCGTTGCCGGCAGCGAACTGGGACCCATCGCCGGAGGAAATGAAATGGGTTCTCTTGCAATTGATCTCGATAAGACCGAGTGA
- the hemC gene encoding hydroxymethylbilane synthase, with amino-acid sequence MIRIGTRGSLLATTQAGTVRDALIAAGHDAELVIVSTEGDRRADDPIADIGVGVFTAALREAIADGVVDAAVHSYKDLPTATDPRFVIAATPVREDARDALVARDGLVLGELPAGSVIGTSSPRRAAQLRALGLGLEIRPLRGNLDTRLNRVSSGELDAIVVARAGLARIGRLDMVTESLEPVQMLSAPAQGALAVECRAGDTALAEVLSQLDDADTRAAITAERTLLAELEAGCSAPVGAIAEVVESIDEDGRVFEELSLRGCVATLDGSDVIRASGIGTPDRARELGLSVAEELFELGARDLLDEGGRDR; translated from the coding sequence GTGATTCGAATCGGCACCCGGGGAAGCCTGCTGGCCACCACCCAAGCCGGAACTGTGCGCGACGCCCTGATCGCCGCCGGACATGACGCCGAACTCGTCATCGTCTCCACCGAAGGCGACCGTCGCGCCGACGACCCCATCGCCGACATCGGGGTCGGGGTCTTCACCGCCGCACTGCGCGAGGCGATCGCCGACGGCGTCGTCGACGCCGCCGTGCACTCGTACAAGGATTTGCCGACAGCGACCGACCCGCGCTTCGTGATCGCCGCGACGCCGGTGCGCGAAGACGCCCGGGACGCGTTGGTGGCCCGCGACGGACTGGTGCTCGGCGAGTTGCCGGCGGGCTCGGTGATCGGCACGTCGTCCCCGCGAAGGGCCGCACAGCTTAGAGCACTGGGTCTCGGTTTGGAAATCCGCCCCCTAAGAGGCAACCTAGATACCAGGTTGAACAGGGTAAGCAGCGGTGAACTCGACGCCATCGTGGTGGCCAGAGCGGGCTTGGCCCGCATCGGACGCCTCGACATGGTGACCGAATCGTTGGAGCCGGTACAGATGCTGTCGGCGCCCGCGCAGGGAGCTTTGGCAGTCGAGTGCCGCGCCGGTGACACGGCGCTCGCAGAAGTGTTGTCGCAACTCGATGATGCTGACACGCGGGCGGCGATCACCGCAGAGCGAACCCTGCTGGCCGAACTGGAGGCGGGTTGCTCCGCACCGGTGGGCGCGATCGCTGAGGTGGTCGAGTCTATCGATGAGGACGGCCGCGTCTTCGAAGAGCTGTCGCTGCGCGGCTGCGTGGCGACGCTGGACGGATCCGACGTGATCCGCGCGTCCGGTATCGGGACACCCGATCGGGCCCGGGAGCTGGGGCTCTCGGTGGCCGAGGAGCTGTTCGAACTGGGAGCGCGCGATTTGTTGGACGAAGGCGGGAGAGACAGATGA
- a CDS encoding bifunctional uroporphyrinogen-III C-methyltransferase/uroporphyrinogen-III synthase, with amino-acid sequence MSLRGRKGKPGRITFVGSGPGDPGLLTTRARAVLNNAALVFTDPDVPEAVLALVGSELPPPSGPLPPVTEAPPKSAAAAKPADTDAAATPAEGAKPVEEAVIPGGPDVRPALGDPAEVAKTLATEARTGVDVVRLVAGDPLSIDAVITEISALAKTQLTFEIVPGLPGTSAVPTYAGLPLGSSHTVADVRDPNVDWAALAAAPGPLILHATASHLPEAARTLIEYGLADSTPAVVTANGTTCQQRSVETTLGGLLDKAVLDKPAVTEPAGPLTGTLVVTLGRTVAHRAKLNWWESRALYGWTVLVPRTKDQAGEMSDRLVGHGALPIEVPTIAVEPPRSPAQMERAVKGLVDGRFQWVVFTSTNAVRAVWEKFNEFGLDARAFSGVKIACVGQATAERVREFGINPELVPTGEQSSLGLLDEFPPYDEIFDPVNRVLLPRADIATETLAEGLRELGWEIEDVTAYRTVRAAPPPAQTREMIKTGGFDAVCFTSSSTVRNLVGIAGKPHARTIVACIGPKTAETAAEFGLRVDVQPEVAAVGPLVEALAEHAARLRAEGALPPPRKKSRRR; translated from the coding sequence ATGAGCTTGCGAGGACGCAAGGGCAAGCCCGGCCGGATCACGTTTGTCGGCTCCGGGCCCGGTGACCCGGGTCTGCTGACGACGAGGGCCCGTGCGGTGTTGAACAACGCCGCGCTGGTGTTCACCGACCCCGACGTGCCGGAAGCGGTGCTGGCCCTGGTGGGCTCGGAGCTGCCGCCGCCGTCCGGGCCGTTGCCACCGGTCACCGAGGCGCCGCCGAAATCCGCGGCCGCGGCCAAGCCCGCCGACACCGACGCGGCCGCCACCCCGGCCGAGGGCGCCAAGCCCGTCGAGGAGGCGGTCATCCCCGGCGGACCGGACGTGCGCCCCGCGCTCGGCGACCCGGCCGAGGTCGCCAAGACCCTGGCCACCGAGGCCCGCACCGGAGTCGACGTGGTTCGCCTCGTCGCCGGTGACCCGCTGTCGATCGACGCGGTGATCACCGAGATCAGCGCGCTGGCCAAGACGCAGCTCACCTTCGAGATCGTGCCCGGCCTGCCCGGCACGTCGGCGGTGCCCACCTACGCGGGTCTGCCGCTGGGTTCCTCGCACACCGTCGCCGACGTGCGCGACCCCAACGTCGACTGGGCCGCGCTGGCCGCCGCGCCGGGACCGCTGATCCTGCACGCGACCGCGTCGCACCTGCCGGAGGCGGCACGCACACTGATCGAGTACGGGCTGGCCGACTCCACGCCCGCCGTCGTCACCGCCAATGGCACGACGTGCCAACAGCGTTCGGTGGAGACCACGCTCGGCGGCCTGCTCGACAAGGCCGTGCTGGACAAGCCCGCCGTCACCGAGCCGGCAGGCCCGCTGACCGGGACGCTGGTGGTCACCCTGGGCCGCACCGTGGCCCACCGCGCGAAGCTGAACTGGTGGGAGAGCCGCGCCCTGTACGGCTGGACCGTGCTGGTGCCGCGCACCAAGGACCAGGCCGGTGAGATGAGCGACCGGCTCGTCGGGCACGGCGCACTGCCGATCGAGGTGCCGACCATCGCGGTCGAGCCGCCGCGCAGCCCCGCCCAGATGGAAAGGGCCGTCAAGGGTCTGGTCGACGGCCGGTTCCAGTGGGTGGTCTTCACCTCCACCAACGCGGTGCGCGCGGTGTGGGAGAAGTTCAACGAGTTCGGCCTCGACGCCCGCGCGTTCTCCGGGGTGAAGATCGCCTGTGTCGGACAGGCCACCGCCGAGCGGGTGCGCGAGTTCGGTATCAATCCCGAACTGGTGCCCACCGGCGAGCAGAGCTCGCTGGGTCTGCTCGACGAATTCCCGCCCTACGACGAGATTTTCGATCCGGTGAACCGGGTGCTGTTGCCCCGCGCGGACATCGCGACCGAGACGCTGGCCGAGGGGCTGCGCGAACTCGGTTGGGAGATCGAGGATGTCACCGCCTACCGCACCGTGCGCGCGGCCCCGCCGCCGGCGCAGACCCGCGAGATGATCAAGACCGGCGGCTTCGACGCGGTGTGCTTCACCTCGAGCTCGACGGTGCGCAACCTGGTCGGCATCGCGGGTAAACCGCACGCCCGCACCATCGTTGCCTGCATCGGGCCCAAGACCGCCGAGACCGCAGCGGAGTTCGGGCTGCGGGTGGACGTGCAGCCCGAGGTCGCCGCGGTCGGTCCGCTGGTCGAGGCGCTGGCCGAGCACGCCGCCCGGCTGCGCGCCGAGGGTGCGTTGCCCCCGCCGCGGAAGAAGAGCCGCCGCCGCTAA
- a CDS encoding DUF3093 domain-containing protein encodes MTESSEPAELTGARPEVLFSEQGASWLWVLAGPAAGVAMAMIQLTAGYGIQWVVPGLFFVLVTLFLSIQVKAARIHTSVELTTETLRQGTEVLRTDEIVRIYPEASGSETPKWQYARALGELTGVPRGRTGIGLRLTNDRTAQAWARKHQQLRAELTNLVEERIPPEPAS; translated from the coding sequence ATGACCGAATCGTCCGAACCCGCCGAGCTCACGGGGGCCCGCCCGGAGGTGCTGTTCTCAGAGCAGGGCGCCAGTTGGCTGTGGGTGCTGGCGGGTCCCGCCGCGGGCGTCGCGATGGCGATGATCCAGCTGACCGCCGGCTACGGCATCCAGTGGGTGGTGCCCGGGCTGTTCTTCGTGCTCGTCACGCTGTTCCTGTCGATCCAGGTCAAGGCCGCACGCATCCACACCTCGGTGGAGCTGACCACCGAGACGTTGCGCCAGGGCACCGAGGTGCTGCGGACCGACGAGATCGTGCGCATCTACCCCGAGGCCAGCGGCTCCGAGACCCCCAAGTGGCAGTACGCGCGGGCGCTCGGCGAGCTGACCGGGGTGCCCCGCGGCCGCACCGGCATCGGTCTGCGCCTGACCAACGACCGCACCGCCCAGGCCTGGGCGCGCAAGCACCAGCAGTTGCGTGCCGAGCTGACCAACCTGGTCGAGGAGCGGATTCCGCCGGAGCCCGCGTCGTGA
- a CDS encoding oxygenase MpaB family protein has protein sequence MAELAQQTEHLDDALPLGPQSLVWRYFGDNRMYLIGPRPAVLQNMLAELGQGVYDHSTFFADTAERLKRTIPPIFNTVYGSEDQNAGLQVRDFHHHVKGEMPEGEGSGGGRYHALDPETYFWAHATFVEQVYYFADTFVKRLTPEEREQIWLESKTWYRRYGVSDRAMPATYAEFEQYWDRMMNDVVVAHPTAKYGVGYVTKGFPRPKAMHPLVWRLAAPVFNPLAAFLTTGGLPPRARDLLGLPWSDKQERRYQRFAAFWRSRPVNWVWDRLPMSVRYSGYAVKGYARSDVRP, from the coding sequence ATGGCCGAGCTGGCGCAGCAGACCGAACATCTCGACGACGCATTGCCGCTGGGGCCGCAGTCGCTCGTATGGCGTTACTTCGGCGACAACCGCATGTATCTGATCGGCCCGCGGCCGGCGGTGCTGCAGAACATGCTCGCCGAGCTGGGCCAGGGCGTCTACGACCACTCGACCTTCTTCGCCGACACCGCCGAGCGGCTCAAGCGCACCATCCCGCCGATCTTCAACACCGTGTACGGCTCCGAGGACCAGAACGCCGGCCTGCAGGTCCGCGACTTCCACCATCACGTCAAGGGTGAGATGCCGGAGGGCGAGGGTTCCGGCGGCGGGCGCTACCACGCGCTCGACCCCGAGACGTACTTCTGGGCGCACGCCACGTTCGTCGAGCAGGTCTACTACTTCGCGGACACGTTCGTGAAGCGCCTGACCCCCGAGGAGCGCGAGCAGATCTGGCTGGAGTCCAAGACGTGGTACCGGCGCTACGGCGTCAGCGACCGCGCGATGCCCGCGACCTACGCCGAGTTCGAGCAGTACTGGGACCGGATGATGAACGACGTGGTGGTCGCGCACCCGACCGCCAAGTACGGCGTCGGCTACGTCACCAAGGGCTTCCCACGGCCCAAGGCGATGCACCCGCTGGTGTGGCGCCTGGCCGCCCCGGTGTTCAACCCGCTGGCCGCGTTCCTGACCACCGGCGGCCTGCCGCCGCGGGCGCGGGACCTGCTCGGGCTGCCCTGGAGCGACAAGCAGGAGCGGCGCTACCAGCGGTTCGCCGCGTTCTGGCGGTCGCGGCCGGTGAACTGGGTCTGGGACCGGCTGCCGATGAGCGTGCGCTACAGCGGCTACGCGGTGAAGGGGTATGCCCGTTCCGATGTCCGGCCCTGA
- a CDS encoding TetR/AcrR family transcriptional regulator has protein sequence MSGPDSATQHILDAAVVEFERHGFRRVALDDVARRAGVSRTTIYRRFANKDELVGAVIERENVRLFADIAAELTQAGPQSNYYVEAFTLSILKFRSHRVLHQMITDEPGLVLELAGRYHRAAIDRMAEALRIIFPPGFAERIGPAAVDELADCILRYAAMVLLLPSAHPLDTAEDIRAFARQHFLPSLPAALRTVTA, from the coding sequence ATGTCCGGCCCTGATTCGGCGACCCAGCACATCCTCGACGCCGCCGTCGTCGAGTTCGAGCGGCACGGCTTCCGCCGCGTCGCGCTCGACGACGTCGCGCGCCGCGCCGGGGTCAGCCGCACCACCATCTACCGACGTTTCGCGAACAAGGACGAGCTGGTGGGTGCGGTCATCGAGCGGGAGAACGTCAGGCTGTTCGCCGACATCGCCGCCGAGCTCACCCAGGCCGGCCCGCAATCGAACTACTACGTCGAAGCGTTCACGCTGTCGATCCTGAAGTTCCGCAGCCACCGGGTGCTGCACCAGATGATCACCGACGAGCCCGGGCTGGTGCTCGAACTGGCCGGTCGCTATCACCGGGCCGCGATCGACCGGATGGCGGAGGCGTTGCGGATCATCTTCCCGCCCGGGTTCGCCGAACGCATCGGGCCCGCTGCCGTCGACGAGCTGGCCGACTGCATCCTGCGCTACGCGGCGATGGTCTTGCTGCTGCCCAGCGCGCACCCGCTGGACACCGCCGAGGACATCCGCGCGTTCGCCAGACAGCACTTCCTGCCCAGCTTGCCCGCCGCATTGCGCACCGTCACAGCGTGA
- a CDS encoding pyridoxamine 5'-phosphate oxidase family protein, with translation MPVTPLDQLAPAFVEMAHSIVWASVATVDADGKPRTRILHPLWEWDGTDLFGWIATVPTPIKRAHLAAHPDVSVSYWTTNQDTCSAECLTEWYTDDDTCTAVWEKFATAPAPVGYDPHIIPMWKDGPTSEEFAVLRLAPYRLRVMPGVVMTQGAGSPLTWSDRSGRRN, from the coding sequence ATGCCTGTGACACCCCTCGATCAGCTAGCGCCCGCATTCGTCGAGATGGCCCACTCGATCGTCTGGGCCTCGGTGGCGACCGTCGACGCCGACGGCAAACCCCGGACCCGGATCCTGCACCCGTTGTGGGAGTGGGACGGCACCGACCTGTTCGGCTGGATCGCGACCGTGCCGACCCCGATCAAGCGCGCGCACCTGGCCGCCCATCCCGATGTGTCGGTGAGCTACTGGACCACCAACCAGGACACCTGCTCGGCGGAGTGCCTCACCGAGTGGTACACCGACGACGACACCTGCACCGCGGTCTGGGAGAAGTTTGCGACGGCCCCGGCGCCGGTCGGGTACGACCCGCACATCATCCCCATGTGGAAAGACGGCCCTACCTCCGAGGAGTTCGCTGTGCTGAGATTGGCCCCGTACCGGTTGCGGGTGATGCCCGGCGTCGTGATGACGCAGGGTGCGGGTTCGCCGCTGACGTGGAGTGACCGCAGTGGTCGCCGGAACTGA
- a CDS encoding cytochrome P450, producing the protein MVAGTDTGVAGLPLVPRSPLPLRQLLTLVRRLDTGQEVIRDAGGPITRIQLGPKNLVPPIVAVMSPAGMRDVLGRSDAASDRCIIHEEVQHAAGDSLFVLPNEKWRPRKRALQPVFTKHNVRNFGGHMSKAAQAFVDRHPDAADVDLDVECRRVAMQSLGRSVLGVDLNERADTIARCMHVASSYTADRALRPIRAPRWLPTPARRRTRAAVDAMRQITDEMVRACRADPDRDAPLVQALIAAADPETGAPLTDSEISNDLLIFMLAGHDTTATALTYSLWVLGHHPEAQQRIAAEAAAIGSRELTPDDVPRLEYTVQVLHEALRLCPPAAGVARLATRDIAVDGFRVEAGSLVALGLYGLHHDPELWPDPKVFDPDRFSPENVKSRDRWQFLPFLGGGRPCIGEHFARLETTLALATIVKSLEIRSTDTDFEVDVPFTTVARGPIRARVAPRR; encoded by the coding sequence GTGGTCGCCGGAACTGACACCGGCGTGGCCGGGTTGCCCCTGGTGCCACGCAGCCCGTTGCCGCTGCGACAGTTGCTCACGCTGGTCCGCCGGCTGGACACCGGCCAGGAGGTCATCCGCGACGCCGGCGGCCCGATCACCCGGATCCAGCTGGGCCCCAAGAACCTGGTGCCGCCGATCGTCGCGGTGATGTCACCCGCGGGCATGCGGGACGTGCTGGGACGCAGCGACGCCGCGTCCGACCGGTGCATCATCCACGAGGAGGTGCAGCACGCCGCCGGTGACAGCCTGTTCGTGCTGCCCAACGAGAAGTGGCGGCCGCGCAAGCGGGCGCTGCAGCCGGTGTTCACCAAGCACAACGTCCGCAACTTCGGCGGCCACATGTCCAAGGCCGCACAGGCTTTCGTCGACCGCCACCCGGACGCCGCCGACGTCGACCTGGATGTGGAATGCCGGCGGGTCGCGATGCAGTCGCTGGGACGTTCGGTGCTCGGCGTCGATCTCAACGAACGCGCCGACACGATCGCGCGCTGCATGCACGTCGCGTCCTCGTACACCGCCGACCGCGCGTTGCGGCCGATCCGGGCGCCGCGGTGGCTGCCGACGCCGGCCCGGCGCCGCACCCGCGCGGCGGTGGACGCCATGCGGCAGATCACCGACGAGATGGTGCGCGCCTGCCGGGCCGACCCTGATCGCGACGCTCCACTGGTGCAGGCCCTGATCGCCGCCGCCGACCCGGAAACCGGTGCGCCACTGACTGATTCGGAGATCAGTAACGACCTGCTGATCTTCATGCTGGCCGGGCACGACACCACGGCCACGGCGCTGACGTATTCGCTGTGGGTGCTCGGTCACCACCCCGAGGCGCAGCAGCGGATCGCCGCCGAGGCCGCCGCCATCGGCTCCCGCGAGTTGACCCCCGACGACGTGCCCCGGCTCGAGTACACGGTCCAGGTGCTGCACGAGGCGCTGCGACTCTGTCCGCCTGCCGCCGGCGTCGCCCGGTTGGCCACCCGCGACATCGCGGTCGACGGCTTCCGTGTGGAGGCGGGCAGCCTGGTGGCGCTCGGGCTGTACGGGCTGCACCACGACCCGGAGCTGTGGCCCGACCCGAAGGTGTTCGACCCGGACCGGTTCAGCCCGGAGAACGTGAAGTCCCGCGACCGGTGGCAGTTCCTGCCGTTCCTCGGCGGCGGACGGCCCTGCATCGGCGAGCACTTCGCCCGGCTGGAGACCACGCTGGCGCTGGCCACCATCGTGAAGAGCCTCGAGATCCGGTCGACCGATACCGATTTCGAGGTCGACGTGCCGTTCACCACGGTCGCGCGGGGTCCGATCCGGGCGCGGGTGGCGCCGCGCCGGTAA
- a CDS encoding nitroreductase family deazaflavin-dependent oxidoreductase, translating into MQLPQWLARFNRYVTNPIQRVWGGWAPTMGILEHVGRRSGRRYRTPLTVFPTADGVAILLTYGPDRDWLKNITAAGGATMRRYGKSFDVVDPRVVPKAEAAPAVTGWMRPLFAVLPFEQAVLLDRR; encoded by the coding sequence ATGCAGTTGCCCCAGTGGCTGGCGCGCTTCAACCGCTATGTCACCAACCCGATCCAACGCGTCTGGGGCGGATGGGCCCCGACGATGGGCATCCTCGAACACGTCGGCCGCCGCTCCGGCAGGCGTTACCGGACGCCGCTGACGGTGTTCCCGACCGCCGACGGGGTCGCGATCCTGCTCACCTACGGCCCCGACCGGGACTGGCTGAAGAACATCACCGCCGCAGGCGGCGCCACCATGCGGCGGTACGGAAAGTCGTTCGATGTCGTTGATCCGCGGGTGGTCCCCAAGGCCGAGGCCGCGCCGGCCGTCACCGGTTGGATGCGACCGCTGTTCGCGGTGCTGCCGTTCGAACAGGCGGTGCTTCTGGACCGTCGCTAG
- a CDS encoding cytosine permease, with protein sequence MTSVDTQSAPPGPHGPHDLEAELAVIPESAKTTDLRGQFWIWAGANIAPINWILGALGVTMGLGLVETILVLALGNAIGMSLFGVFVVIGQRTGVTGMVLARAVFGRRGAYVPAAVQAVVCIGWCAVNTWIVLDLVMALLGRIGLVDAEVSNNAARIIVAGIIMSIQVVIAWFGYRVIAAFERWTVPPTVAVLVAMTGVAWFGLDVDWGYAGDAALTPAEHFAAITAVMTAIGIGWGITWLGYAADYSRFVSTSVPARKLFAASALGQFIPVVWLGALGATLATLSTSSDPGEIIVDAYGVLAIPVLLLVVHGPLATNILNIYTCAVSTQALDIKVNRRVLNVIIGVFAMACVVFFVLNGDFAHTIDAWLVGIVGWLAPWAAVMLVHWFGVARGQVDAETLLASPSESTLPMVRPSALIALAVGIFFTWLFMYGMVPVMQGPIATALGGIDLSWLAGGLTAGTIYAALEIPKARRRVRG encoded by the coding sequence TTGACCTCTGTCGATACCCAGTCGGCACCGCCGGGCCCGCACGGCCCGCACGATCTCGAAGCCGAACTGGCCGTCATCCCCGAATCCGCGAAGACCACCGATCTGCGCGGGCAGTTCTGGATCTGGGCGGGCGCCAACATCGCCCCCATCAACTGGATCCTCGGCGCGCTCGGCGTGACGATGGGGCTCGGACTCGTCGAGACGATCCTGGTGCTGGCGCTCGGCAACGCGATCGGCATGTCGCTGTTCGGGGTGTTCGTGGTGATCGGGCAGCGCACCGGCGTCACCGGAATGGTGTTGGCCCGCGCGGTGTTCGGGCGCCGCGGCGCCTACGTGCCCGCCGCCGTGCAGGCGGTGGTCTGCATCGGCTGGTGCGCGGTGAACACCTGGATCGTGCTCGACCTGGTGATGGCGCTGCTCGGCCGCATCGGGCTGGTCGACGCCGAGGTGAGCAACAACGCGGCACGGATCATCGTGGCCGGCATCATCATGAGCATCCAGGTGGTCATCGCGTGGTTCGGCTACCGCGTGATCGCGGCGTTCGAGCGCTGGACGGTGCCGCCGACGGTCGCCGTGCTGGTCGCCATGACCGGGGTGGCCTGGTTCGGCCTCGACGTCGACTGGGGCTACGCCGGCGACGCCGCGCTGACCCCGGCCGAACACTTCGCCGCGATCACCGCGGTGATGACCGCCATCGGAATCGGTTGGGGCATCACGTGGTTGGGCTATGCCGCCGACTACTCACGGTTCGTCTCCACCTCGGTGCCCGCGCGCAAATTGTTCGCCGCGAGCGCACTGGGGCAGTTCATCCCGGTGGTGTGGCTCGGCGCGCTGGGCGCCACGCTGGCCACCTTGAGCACGTCGTCGGATCCGGGGGAGATCATCGTCGACGCCTACGGGGTGCTGGCGATCCCGGTGCTGCTGCTGGTCGTGCACGGCCCGCTGGCCACCAACATCCTCAACATCTACACCTGCGCGGTGTCCACCCAGGCGCTCGACATCAAGGTCAACCGCAGGGTGCTCAACGTCATCATCGGCGTGTTCGCGATGGCGTGCGTGGTGTTCTTCGTGCTCAACGGCGACTTCGCGCACACCATCGACGCGTGGCTGGTCGGCATCGTGGGCTGGCTGGCGCCGTGGGCCGCGGTCATGCTGGTGCACTGGTTCGGGGTAGCGCGCGGGCAGGTGGACGCCGAGACGCTGCTCGCCTCGCCGAGCGAGTCCACCTTGCCGATGGTGCGGCCCAGCGCACTGATCGCGTTGGCCGTCGGCATCTTCTTCACCTGGCTGTTCATGTACGGGATGGTGCCGGTGATGCAGGGGCCGATCGCCACCGCGCTGGGCGGCATCGACCTGTCGTGGCTGGCCGGTGGGCTGACCGCCGGGACGATCTACGCCGCGCTGGAGATCCCCAAGGCCCGCCGCCGGGTGCGGGGATGA